CTGTCCTCGTCCAGTCCCGCCTCGTCGTCGGACGCATCGCTGCCGTTGGTCCAGCCCAGGATGATCGACATGCGCCGGTTGCGCGGATCATAGGCGTCATCCTTCACGAAAGGCTCGCGGTCGGCGATGCCCTCGATCCGGGCGAAGCGCTCGTTGCCGACATCGGCGTCCGCCAAAGCCTGGCGCGTCGCTTCGGCACGGGCGGAGGAGAGGCGCCAATTGTTCATCGTCCGGCCTGCCGCATAAGGCAGGGCGTCGGTATGGCCGCGCACGATCAGCGGGTTGGGCATGGTCTGCAACACGGTGGCCACTTCGCGCACCAGCGCGCGCGCCTGTGGCAGGAGCCGGTCGGTGCCCATGGCGAACATTGCGAAATCCGCCTCGTCGATCAGGTCGATGCGCAGCCCTTCGCGCGTCTCGGTGAAGCGCACATTCCTGCGCAGCTTCGCCATGCCGTTGCGCATCATGCGCGCTTCCAGTTCCTTCTTGATCGCCTCGAACTTCTTCCGGTCGGCCGCGCGCATCGCCTTGCCGCCCTGTTCCCTGGTTCCGGAAGCGTCGCGCGGAATGGTGATGCTGAGGTTCCCCTGTCCGCCGGTGGTCGGGTAATTTTCCTTGCCCATGATGGAATCGCCGCCCAGCAGGCCGGTCGATCCGGCCGACGCCATCTTCAGTTCGACCAGGGTCGGGGTGAAATAGTCGGCCAGCGCCTTGCGCTGTTTTTCGGTGGTCGCGCCCAGCAGCCACATCAGCAGGAAGAAGGCCATCATCGCCGTCACGAAGTCGGCATAGGCGACCTTCCAGGCGCCGCCATGATGGCCGCCATGTGCTTCGACGATGATCTTCTTGACGATGATCGGCCGGGGTTCCGGCTCGTTCGCGCCGCGTTTCTTGTCGGCCATGGCTTATTTGCCCCGCATACCGTCGAACACTTCGGCGAAGGCCGGCTGGTTCGCGTGGGTCAGGCTGGACCGTGCAGCCTCGATCACCAGGGGCTGGGGATGGCCGTGCAGCGAGGCGATGATGATCTGCTTGACGACATGATAGATGGCGCCGTCGGCCTCGATCACCGCGCGGCAGCGGTTGGCGAAGGGGTTGACCATGCCATAGGCGAGCAGCACGCCCAGGAAGGTGCCGACCAGCGCCGATCCGATCATTGCGCCCAGGATCGCCGGGGGCTGGTCGATCGCGCCCATGGTCTTCACCACGCCCAGCACCGCCGCGACGATGCCCAGCGCGGGCAGGGCGTCGGCCAGGCCCTGGAGATTGTTGGCGGGCTTCAGCGCTTCGTGATGATGGGTCTTGAGCGCATTATCCATCACCTCCTCGACCGCGTGCGGATCGAGCGTGCCGGACGATATCACCACCAGGCGCAGCGTGTCGCTTATCAGGTGGATCAGCGTCTTGTCCTTCATCAGCTTGGGATATTCGCTGAAGATGGTCGAACTGGCCGGGTCTTCGATATGGGGTTCGAGCGCCACCGGCCCTTCGACGCGCAGCGTCTTCATCAGCTTGCTGACCAGGAAGATGCAGTCGAGGAAATCCTGCTTCTTATATTGCGGCCCCTTGAACACCTTGCCCAGCCCGCCGCCCAGCGCCTTCAGGTCCGCGCCGCTATTGCCGATAATCAGCGCGCCGATGGCCGCGCCGCCGATGATAATCATTTCATGCGGCAGGGCGTGCAGCACCGGGCCGATATCGCCGCCGGTGAAGATGAAGCCGCCGAACACCATGCCCAGAAGCACGACAAGGCCGATGATTGCGAACATGAAAATCCCCGAATTGCGCCTGGAGGCGATGGCTCCGTCGGCGTCTTGAAAGCGCCAGTCCGTTTCTGGTTAATACGGATTGGTTAGCATTCGCTTTAGGACGGGGCCGCCCTTTTTCCGTCTTACTTGATGAGGTCGAACAGAGTCTGCTGGTTGATGCGGGCGAAGGCCGATTGCGCGGCTTCAAGCTGGAGCAATTGTGCCTTCACATTGGCGATCACTTCCTGAAGGTCGGTCGATTCCAGATCGGCGCGGCGTTCGCTCAGGTTCAGATCGACATTGGTCAACCGCTCGCCAATGGTTTCCAGCCGTTCGCCGCGCACGCCCTGCTTGGCCTGCTGCACGGTGATATGGCTCTGCGCTGCCTTGACCCCGGTGAGCGAGGAAGCGATGTCGCTGTCCACGCCGCTTTCGATCGCGGCGATGCTCTGGGCCAATATGGCGTCGATCGACATGGGCGCGCCGTCGACGTCGATACCTTCCGACACCTCTTGTCTCGTGCCCACGACCGCCAGGTTCAGACCGCGGCCGACCGGTACAAGCACGCTTTGTCCGTCGTCGAACACCGGCGCGCCCTGATAATCCTTCTGGTTCAGCAGTTCGTTGACCGTGGTCTGGATCGTCTTCATCTGCTCCACGATGGCGGCGCGGCCGGCGTCGTTCAGCGATCCGTTGCGGGCCGATGTCACCAGTTCCTGGGCATGGGTCAGCAGATTGTTGATTTCCGACAGATTATTCTCGGCCGTGGTGGCGCGGGTGCTGCCATGGCTGACATTGGCCTGCCAGGCTGCCTGTTGCGCCTGGGCGCGACCGACATCCGATAGCTGCACCCAGGCGAGCGCATCATCGGACGGCTTGGTGAGCGTGATGCCGGTCGAGATGGCGGTCTGGCCGGCGATGATGTCCTGCGACAATTTCTGCTGCCGGCGGATTTCGGCGAGCAGGATCTTGTTGGTGATGCCTACCATGGGTCAGCCCTTTCCGGTCACATGATCTGCAGGATGGAATCGATGGTTTCCTTGGCCATCTGCAATATCTTAGCGGATGCCGAATAGGCCTGCTGGATGCGCAGCAGATCGGCCGCTTCCATGTCGAGGTCGACGCCGCTCACTGCCTCGCGCGCGGCGACCGCCTGATCGTTGCGGCTGGTTGCAGTGTCATATTCCGCCTTGGTCGCGCCCAGTAGGTTGGCATGGCTCGCGACCAGGGTAGTCCAGCCCTGTTCGACGCTGCCATTGCCGCGCAGCGTCGCGCTGACCGTCAGCAGATTGCCGTTGAGCGTGCCGTCCGCTGATTTGAGCGCCAAGTCGGCGGGTTGGACGTCGAGCGCGGCCATCGTGGCCGCACTGCCGCTCCAGGCGAGCAGCGCGCCGCCCGCTGCGCCGCTGTCGGTCACACCCTGGGCGTGCCAGGCATTGACGTCAGTCACAAATTGCTCGGCTAGCGTGTCGAGGCTGGCGCGCCGGTCGGCCACCGTGCCGGCGGAGGAAAAGAGGCCGCCCAGCGTACCGCTGCCGGGCGCGGTCAGCGCCGTCCCGTCCGCCAGGCTGAGCGCCAGCGTGCCGTCGGCATTGGCGGCGACCGACAGGCTGGTTGCGCTGTCGCCGCTGACCAGCGTCTGCCCGCCGAAGCTGATCTGCACGCTGTCGTGCGCGCCGAAGCCGATGGTGACGTTCAGGTTTGCCGACAGATCCTGCAACGCCGAGTCCCGGCTGTCGAGCAGTTGCGCATAGGCCGACGTGCCCGGCTGCGCGCGCAGCAGGCTATTGTTGATGTCGGCCAGCGCGTCGAGGGAGCGGTTGATCGTGTCGACCGATGCCGTCGCTTCGGTGGCGATGCCTTCGGAAACGAGCTTGAGGTCGGCGGCGGTGTCGTTGAAGGCCTGCGACACGCGGCTGATGCTGTCCAGCGTGGTGACGCGCAGCGACGTGTCGGTCGGGCTGGCGGCCAGCTTCTCCATATTCTGGAACATGCCGGTCATGAGCTGGCCGACGCCGATGCTGCTGTCGTTCATCGCGTTTTCGGCATCGGTCAGCCAGCGCAGCCGCGCTGTCGCGCTGCCCAGCGTCATGCCGGTCTGGCGGACGCTCGCGTCCAGATAGGGGTCGGACGCGCGGTTGACGCTCAGTACCTGCGTGCCGCCGAAATTGGCGCGCGCGACGTAGAGCGACATGGTGGCGGTCGACGAACCGGATTCGGCGGTCGTCACCGTGCGGCGGGCGTAGCCGGGGGTGCTGGCGTTAGCGATGTTTTCCGAGATGGCCGCCATCGCCGTGCGGTTGGCCTTGACGCCCGAAGCGCCGATGATGAACAGGTCGCTCATGCGCCGGCCGCCGGGGTGGAGGCGTCGGAGACGGGCTGGTCGCTCACCCGGTCGCCAAACTGCTTCAGCAGCAATTCGGCGATGCCCAATGCGCCCTTGCTCGCCATCGCGTCGGCGGTGTGGGCGTCGGCCATATCGCGGAACTGCTGTGTAGCGCTGGAATCACCGATGCCCTCCGCGAGGCTCGCCGATCGCATCGCGCCGATCATCTGGCGCAGGAACACGGCCTCGAACTGTTGCGCCACCTTGCCGAGCGCGGCCTTTTGCGAAGGAGCGGCGCCGGTCGCGCCGGCGGCATTCGTCGAGTTAATCTGCATCACAGCACCACCAGCTCCGCTTTCATCGCGCCCGCCTGCTTGAGGGCCTCCAGGATCGCGACCATGTCCGCCGGGGAAGCCCCGATCGCATTGACCGCCTTCACAATATCGGCCAGCGAAGCCCCACCTTTAAAATTAACCATAGGTTTTTTCTGTTCGTCGATGCTGATGCTGCTCGATGGCTCCACTGCGGTCTCGCCCCGGCTGAAGGGGGCGGGCTGGACGATGCGCGGGCTTTCGTTGACGCTGACGGTCAATTTGCCATGCGCGACGGCGGCCGGATGGATCTTCACCGCACCGTTGATGACGACCGTGCCCGTGCGGGCGTTGACGATGACGCGGGCGGGGGCGTCGGCCGGGATGATCTCGATATTCTCGATCATGCCCATCATCAGGATACGCTCTTCGGCGCCCGGCGCGGCGTCGATCGCCACCGACACGGCATCGGTGGCGCGCGCCCGGCGATCGCCGAAGCTCTTGTTGATGCCGTCCGCGACGCGCAACGCGGTCGTAAGGTCGGCCTCGGCCAGGTTGAAGGTCAGGCTGGGCGCAGTGTCGAAACCGGTGGCGACCGCGCGTTCGACCGTTGCGCCCTCGGGAATGCGGCCGGCCGACGGGATGTTGACCGACACCTGGCTGCCGTCCGCGCCGGACACGCCCAGGCCGCCGACGGCGAGGTTGCCCTGGGCCATGGCGTAGATGTCGTTGTCCGCACCGCGCAGGGGAGTCATGATAAGCGTGCCGCCGCGCAGCGACTTGGCCTTGCCCAGCGCGGAGACGGTGACGTCAAGCCGCTGGCCTGGCTTGGCGAAGGCGGGCAGGTCCGCCGTCACCAGCACCGCCGCCGCATTTTTGAGCGCCGGGTTGACGCCCGGCGGCAGGGTGAGGCCGAAGCGCGAGACGACGCCCCTCATGCCCTGGGTCGCATATTCGATACTGTCGTCGCCGGTGCCGGCCAGGCCAAC
This genomic stretch from Sphingobium sp. BYY-5 harbors:
- a CDS encoding flagellar motor protein MotB, with the translated sequence MADKKRGANEPEPRPIIVKKIIVEAHGGHHGGAWKVAYADFVTAMMAFFLLMWLLGATTEKQRKALADYFTPTLVELKMASAGSTGLLGGDSIMGKENYPTTGGQGNLSITIPRDASGTREQGGKAMRAADRKKFEAIKKELEARMMRNGMAKLRRNVRFTETREGLRIDLIDEADFAMFAMGTDRLLPQARALVREVATVLQTMPNPLIVRGHTDALPYAAGRTMNNWRLSSARAEATRQALADADVGNERFARIEGIADREPFVKDDAYDPRNRRMSIILGWTNGSDASDDEAGLDEDSRAAIKERDDPARISREQARRLDMGGTGLPANAALINPAAPGKN
- a CDS encoding rod-binding protein; this translates as MQINSTNAAGATGAAPSQKAALGKVAQQFEAVFLRQMIGAMRSASLAEGIGDSSATQQFRDMADAHTADAMASKGALGIAELLLKQFGDRVSDQPVSDASTPAAGA
- a CDS encoding flagellin; this translates as MVGITNKILLAEIRRQQKLSQDIIAGQTAISTGITLTKPSDDALAWVQLSDVGRAQAQQAAWQANVSHGSTRATTAENNLSEINNLLTHAQELVTSARNGSLNDAGRAAIVEQMKTIQTTVNELLNQKDYQGAPVFDDGQSVLVPVGRGLNLAVVGTRQEVSEGIDVDGAPMSIDAILAQSIAAIESGVDSDIASSLTGVKAAQSHITVQQAKQGVRGERLETIGERLTNVDLNLSERRADLESTDLQEVIANVKAQLLQLEAAQSAFARINQQTLFDLIK
- a CDS encoding flagellar basal body P-ring protein FlgI, which translates into the protein MTRLILVLFIALSFTAPAHAERIKDLGTFQGVRPNQLTGYGIVVGLAGTGDDSIEYATQGMRGVVSRFGLTLPPGVNPALKNAAAVLVTADLPAFAKPGQRLDVTVSALGKAKSLRGGTLIMTPLRGADNDIYAMAQGNLAVGGLGVSGADGSQVSVNIPSAGRIPEGATVERAVATGFDTAPSLTFNLAEADLTTALRVADGINKSFGDRRARATDAVSVAIDAAPGAEERILMMGMIENIEIIPADAPARVIVNARTGTVVINGAVKIHPAAVAHGKLTVSVNESPRIVQPAPFSRGETAVEPSSSISIDEQKKPMVNFKGGASLADIVKAVNAIGASPADMVAILEALKQAGAMKAELVVL
- the flgK gene encoding flagellar hook-associated protein FlgK, yielding MSDLFIIGASGVKANRTAMAAISENIANASTPGYARRTVTTAESGSSTATMSLYVARANFGGTQVLSVNRASDPYLDASVRQTGMTLGSATARLRWLTDAENAMNDSSIGVGQLMTGMFQNMEKLAASPTDTSLRVTTLDSISRVSQAFNDTAADLKLVSEGIATEATASVDTINRSLDALADINNSLLRAQPGTSAYAQLLDSRDSALQDLSANLNVTIGFGAHDSVQISFGGQTLVSGDSATSLSVAANADGTLALSLADGTALTAPGSGTLGGLFSSAGTVADRRASLDTLAEQFVTDVNAWHAQGVTDSGAAGGALLAWSGSAATMAALDVQPADLALKSADGTLNGNLLTVSATLRGNGSVEQGWTTLVASHANLLGATKAEYDTATSRNDQAVAAREAVSGVDLDMEAADLLRIQQAYSASAKILQMAKETIDSILQIM
- the motA gene encoding flagellar motor stator protein MotA codes for the protein MFAIIGLVVLLGMVFGGFIFTGGDIGPVLHALPHEMIIIGGAAIGALIIGNSGADLKALGGGLGKVFKGPQYKKQDFLDCIFLVSKLMKTLRVEGPVALEPHIEDPASSTIFSEYPKLMKDKTLIHLISDTLRLVVISSGTLDPHAVEEVMDNALKTHHHEALKPANNLQGLADALPALGIVAAVLGVVKTMGAIDQPPAILGAMIGSALVGTFLGVLLAYGMVNPFANRCRAVIEADGAIYHVVKQIIIASLHGHPQPLVIEAARSSLTHANQPAFAEVFDGMRGK